A single genomic interval of Streptomyces sp. NBC_00663 harbors:
- a CDS encoding GNAT family N-acetyltransferase: MASDYATGLRVLRQDEWDEWYDNLIRAFGGVAESAEERELWNGLTELDRSIGAWDGDECVGTAGAFSFRLTVPGGASVPAAGVTMVSVAATHRRRGVLRSMMRRQLDDVREWGWPLAVLTASEPAIYGRFGYAPATFHVSAEIDTERVRLSLPPGTDDVRVRYAQPAEVLDACEAVYARLVPLRPGMVARLPGWERLGLLDPEGGRDGASPLQCVVAERDGEVVGYARFHVKPEWDSAGPKGTVALRDVQALDPATHGALWRFLFGIDLTSKVHARGRPADEVWQQLVSDIRRCEPRLRDSLHVRLVDVGAALAARTYQAPVDVVLEVEDDFCPWNTGRWRLSGDAKGASCERTEDAADLALSVRELGAAYLGGVSLAALGAAGRVRELRQGALAEAAVGFGSVVAPWLPHGF, from the coding sequence ATGGCTTCTGACTACGCGACCGGCCTGCGGGTGCTGCGGCAGGACGAATGGGACGAGTGGTACGACAACCTGATCCGGGCCTTCGGCGGGGTCGCGGAGTCGGCCGAGGAACGGGAGCTGTGGAACGGGCTCACCGAGCTCGACCGCTCCATCGGCGCCTGGGACGGGGACGAATGCGTCGGCACGGCGGGCGCGTTCAGCTTCCGGCTGACCGTGCCGGGCGGCGCCTCGGTGCCGGCCGCGGGCGTGACCATGGTCAGTGTGGCGGCGACGCATCGGCGGCGTGGGGTGCTGCGCTCGATGATGCGGCGCCAGCTGGACGACGTACGGGAATGGGGCTGGCCGCTCGCCGTGCTGACCGCGAGCGAACCGGCGATCTACGGGCGGTTCGGGTACGCGCCGGCGACCTTCCATGTCAGCGCCGAGATCGACACGGAGCGGGTACGGCTGTCCCTGCCGCCCGGTACCGATGACGTACGGGTGCGGTACGCGCAGCCGGCCGAGGTGCTCGACGCCTGTGAGGCGGTGTACGCGCGGCTGGTACCGCTGCGGCCGGGCATGGTGGCGCGGCTTCCCGGGTGGGAGCGGCTCGGGCTGCTCGATCCCGAGGGCGGCAGGGACGGGGCGTCGCCGCTTCAGTGCGTGGTCGCGGAGCGGGACGGCGAGGTCGTCGGGTACGCGCGCTTCCATGTGAAGCCCGAGTGGGACTCCGCCGGGCCGAAGGGGACGGTGGCGCTGCGGGACGTACAGGCGCTGGATCCGGCCACGCATGGCGCGCTCTGGCGGTTCCTGTTCGGGATCGATCTGACGTCGAAGGTGCATGCGCGCGGGCGGCCGGCCGACGAGGTCTGGCAGCAGTTGGTCTCCGACATCCGTCGCTGTGAGCCGCGGCTGCGGGACTCGCTGCATGTCCGGCTGGTGGATGTCGGGGCCGCGCTGGCGGCGCGGACCTACCAGGCGCCGGTGGACGTGGTGTTGGAGGTCGAGGACGACTTCTGCCCCTGGAACACGGGGCGTTGGCGGCTGAGCGGGGACGCGAAGGGGGCGTCCTGCGAGCGGACCGAGGACGCGGCCGATCTGGCGCTGTCCGTACGGGAGTTGGGGGCGGCGTATCTCGGTGGCGTGAGCCTCGCCGCACTGGGGGCCGCGGGGCGGGTGCGCGAGCTGCGGCAGGGGGCGCTGGCGGAGGCGGCGGTCGGGTTCGGCTCGGTCGTCGCGCCCTGGCTGCCGCACGGGTTCTGA
- a CDS encoding ribose-5-phosphate isomerase, whose product MRVYLGSDHAGFELKNHLVEWLKAAGHEAVDCGPHIYDAQDDYPPFCLRAAERTAADPDALGIVIGGSGNGEQIAANKVKGVRAALAWSEETASLGRQHNNANVVAVGARMHTQDEATKFVETFLATPFSGDERHIRRIDMLADYETTGDLPPIPAHHPQQ is encoded by the coding sequence ATGCGCGTGTATCTCGGCTCCGACCATGCGGGCTTCGAACTCAAGAACCACCTCGTCGAGTGGCTGAAGGCGGCCGGCCACGAGGCGGTCGACTGCGGCCCCCACATCTACGACGCCCAGGACGACTACCCGCCGTTCTGCCTCCGCGCCGCGGAGCGCACGGCGGCCGACCCCGACGCCCTCGGCATCGTGATCGGCGGCTCCGGCAACGGCGAGCAGATCGCGGCCAACAAGGTCAAGGGCGTACGCGCGGCTCTCGCCTGGAGCGAGGAGACGGCGTCGCTCGGCCGCCAGCACAACAACGCCAACGTCGTCGCGGTCGGCGCCCGGATGCACACCCAGGACGAGGCGACCAAGTTCGTCGAGACCTTCCTCGCCACGCCGTTCTCCGGTGACGAGCGCCACATCCGCCGCATCGACATGCTGGCCGACTACGAGACCACCGGCGACCTCCCGCCGATCCCGGCCCACCACCCGCAGCAGTAG
- a CDS encoding Fpg/Nei family DNA glycosylase — MPEGHTIHRLALDYAERFSGGAARVTSPQGKFSDAAALLDGAGLTRTEAHGKHLFLGFRDTDWVHIHLGLFGKVNFGDAPAPPPTDTVRLRLANATSYVDLRGPTTCALITDAEKRAIHDRLGPDPLREDADPQAAYRRISRSRTTIAALLMDQKVIAGVGNVYRAEVLFRHGIDPYRAGKDVTAREWDAIWRDLVDLMREGVRHNRIDTVRPEHTPEAMGRPPRVDDHGGEVYVYRRANLPCHICGGEIRTADLAARNLFWCPGCQTR, encoded by the coding sequence GTGCCGGAAGGGCACACCATTCACCGGCTCGCGCTGGACTACGCCGAGCGGTTCTCCGGCGGAGCCGCACGCGTCACCAGCCCCCAGGGCAAGTTCTCCGACGCCGCCGCCCTCCTGGACGGCGCCGGACTCACCCGTACCGAAGCCCACGGCAAGCACCTCTTCCTGGGCTTCCGCGACACGGACTGGGTCCATATCCACCTTGGCCTCTTCGGCAAGGTGAACTTCGGCGACGCCCCCGCGCCGCCGCCCACGGACACCGTCCGCCTCAGGCTCGCGAACGCCACGTCGTACGTCGATCTGCGCGGCCCGACCACCTGCGCCCTCATCACGGACGCCGAGAAGCGCGCGATACACGACCGCCTCGGCCCCGACCCGCTCCGCGAGGACGCCGACCCGCAGGCGGCGTACCGGCGCATCTCCCGCAGCCGTACGACGATCGCCGCGCTCCTGATGGACCAGAAGGTCATCGCCGGCGTCGGCAACGTCTACCGCGCCGAGGTCCTCTTCCGGCACGGCATCGACCCGTACCGCGCGGGGAAGGATGTCACCGCGCGGGAGTGGGACGCGATCTGGCGGGATCTCGTCGACCTCATGCGCGAGGGCGTGCGCCACAACCGCATCGACACCGTCCGACCCGAGCACACCCCGGAGGCGATGGGCCGCCCGCCCCGCGTCGACGACCACGGCGGCGAGGTGTACGTCTACCGCAGGGCGAACCTGCCCTGCCACATCTGTGGCGGCGAGATCCGCACCGCCGACCTCGCCGCCCGCAACCTCTTCTGGTGCCCGGGCTGCCAGACCCGTTAG